A region of Selenomonadales bacterium 4137-cl DNA encodes the following proteins:
- a CDS encoding methyl-accepting chemotaxis protein, with translation MKTIQAKLTVTILAIVLVALAALGGLNYWRARAIITDNVVAELQKSVGANAEGLGKWLEVRKTEVMTIARSPVMASGNQEAMLAYLGAEISNNRGIYENIFWIKPDGTLVDTKGTKGNLGSRAYFQAGMKGVTSISDPLKSMTTGRSVVVLATPIKAGDRIAGVLVSAIYIEELEKRTLGIKVGETGNAYMVRGDGLVIIHANKDLVMKANSLTDTKFPQAIRDVTGKMVKGETGFARYDWDGVEKMIAYAPVPGTGWSLALTVPTGEITGVLSSLTIISLVTIVVVMLLAGIAISWFARRIARPIQSLEAAAQKIAGGDLSQASMGISSNDEIGRLAQSFEKMTQSISSLIKHISTKAEYLAASSEELTASAGQSSQASNQIAISIEEVASGAAEQINAAGEAAATVTRLSAGIQQIAANSGSVANQSERVAEKAAAGGAAVDEAIGQMDRIEKTVDSSAAVVAKLGERSKEIGQIVDTISGIAGQTNLLALNAAIEAARAGEQGRGFAVVAEEVRKLAEQSEEAAKKIAGLISDTQIDTDKAVEAMQQGTQEVKTGAKVVNAAGATFREIAGMVTEVSGQIKQISQAIQEMASGSQKIVASVNLIDDLSKKSSDEAQSVSAATEEQLASMEEVATSSEALARLAQELQVAVAKFRL, from the coding sequence GTGAAAACTATTCAGGCAAAACTCACGGTTACCATTCTCGCCATTGTCCTGGTTGCGCTCGCCGCCCTGGGCGGCCTGAACTACTGGCGGGCGCGGGCGATCATCACCGACAACGTCGTGGCTGAGCTCCAAAAATCTGTGGGCGCCAACGCCGAAGGACTTGGCAAGTGGTTGGAAGTCCGCAAAACGGAAGTTATGACCATTGCCCGTTCCCCGGTAATGGCCAGCGGCAACCAGGAGGCTATGCTGGCCTATCTTGGCGCGGAAATTAGCAACAACCGGGGGATTTACGAGAATATTTTCTGGATTAAGCCTGACGGCACCTTGGTGGATACAAAAGGGACAAAAGGCAACCTGGGCAGCCGGGCCTATTTTCAGGCGGGCATGAAAGGCGTCACCTCGATTTCCGACCCTCTTAAATCGATGACAACAGGCAGATCGGTAGTTGTTCTCGCCACCCCCATCAAGGCCGGTGATCGAATTGCGGGCGTCTTGGTAAGCGCCATATATATTGAGGAACTGGAAAAACGGACCTTGGGCATCAAGGTCGGCGAGACAGGCAACGCCTACATGGTTCGCGGCGACGGGCTGGTGATCATCCACGCCAACAAAGACCTGGTGATGAAAGCCAACTCCTTGACCGATACAAAATTTCCCCAAGCCATTCGCGATGTGACCGGGAAAATGGTGAAAGGCGAGACCGGTTTCGCGCGCTACGATTGGGACGGCGTCGAAAAAATGATCGCCTACGCTCCGGTCCCGGGCACCGGCTGGTCGCTGGCCCTCACCGTGCCGACGGGGGAAATAACCGGCGTGCTGTCGTCACTTACAATCATCTCCCTCGTGACCATCGTTGTCGTCATGCTGCTCGCCGGCATCGCCATCAGCTGGTTTGCCCGGCGCATCGCCCGCCCCATCCAGTCGCTTGAGGCAGCCGCCCAGAAGATTGCCGGCGGCGATTTATCCCAGGCGAGCATGGGCATCAGCTCGAACGACGAAATTGGCCGCCTGGCGCAAAGCTTTGAAAAAATGACCCAAAGCATCAGCAGCCTCATCAAACACATTTCGACTAAGGCAGAGTATCTGGCCGCCTCCTCGGAAGAACTTACCGCCAGCGCCGGTCAGTCTTCCCAGGCAAGCAACCAAATCGCCATTTCCATCGAGGAAGTCGCGAGCGGGGCCGCCGAACAGATAAACGCCGCCGGCGAAGCAGCCGCAACGGTTACCAGGCTATCGGCAGGCATCCAGCAAATCGCCGCCAACTCCGGCAGTGTCGCAAACCAGTCCGAACGGGTGGCGGAAAAAGCCGCTGCCGGTGGTGCGGCTGTCGACGAAGCTATTGGCCAGATGGACCGCATCGAAAAAACGGTCGACAGTTCGGCGGCGGTGGTGGCTAAGCTGGGTGAACGGTCGAAAGAAATCGGCCAGATCGTCGACACCATCTCCGGAATCGCCGGCCAGACCAACCTCCTGGCCCTCAACGCCGCCATCGAGGCCGCCCGCGCCGGAGAACAGGGCCGGGGTTTTGCCGTCGTGGCGGAAGAAGTGCGTAAGCTCGCCGAGCAGTCTGAAGAGGCGGCGAAAAAGATCGCCGGCCTGATAAGCGATACCCAGATCGACACCGACAAAGCGGTCGAGGCGATGCAGCAAGGGACGCAAGAAGTGAAAACAGGCGCGAAAGTCGTAAATGCCGCCGGCGCCACGTTCCGCGAGATAGCGGGCATGGTAACCGAAGTGAGCGGCCAAATCAAACAGATCTCGCAGGCTATCCAGGAAATGGCCTCAGGCAGCCAAAAGATCGTGGCATCGGTAAACCTGATCGACGATCTGAGCAAAAAATCGTCCGATGAAGCGCAGAGCGTATCGGCGGCTACCGAGGAGCAACTGGCCTCGATGGAGGAGGTCGCGACCTCGAGCGAAGCGCTGGCCAGGCTTGCCCAGGAACTGCAAGTCGCCGTCGCCAAGTTCAGGCTGTAA
- a CDS encoding methyl-accepting chemotaxis protein gives MQDIRVMTVAGDQLVADEVAGIVRQVLGEGVAIRGCPLGELSGPDAADLFVCVSQRRAELAKLIPVDKLVGIDLLPYTPYFIELAKLPRDQTVHVFGNTAQFTKMVADQCVSNGIDHLRFAYIPFEEITGDEVAELLGKAEVVIGPETLVGAKGALQQKYRQYLNPASRIIAAQRMIEIRSACELMKWVTLFSYRQLSGKVVNGMNHLMEKMQQISAITQQRAQSVQEETASFDKLTARFRHGIATLEQVKSISDTLSVAAKSIGNIVEAIKHISGQTNLLALNATFEAARVGEAGRGFAVVAKEVGKLAAESQTSTDTIRQAVGSIQAAVSEIVFAMGNLSGEMLENQALFAEISQASQQENTQIMEIFDAIENIRQESEEVCQITLQLTKSS, from the coding sequence GTGCAGGACATCAGAGTTATGACAGTGGCCGGCGACCAATTGGTCGCGGACGAGGTGGCGGGAATTGTCAGGCAAGTGCTCGGGGAAGGCGTTGCTATCCGGGGCTGCCCGCTTGGCGAACTTTCCGGCCCTGACGCGGCCGATCTCTTCGTCTGCGTTTCCCAGCGCCGCGCCGAACTGGCCAAGCTCATACCCGTAGACAAACTGGTCGGCATAGACCTGCTCCCCTACACCCCTTACTTCATCGAATTGGCCAAGCTGCCCCGGGACCAGACTGTGCACGTATTCGGCAACACGGCGCAATTTACGAAAATGGTTGCCGACCAATGCGTCAGCAACGGCATCGACCACCTGCGCTTCGCGTATATCCCCTTCGAAGAAATCACCGGGGATGAAGTTGCCGAACTCCTCGGCAAAGCCGAGGTTGTCATCGGGCCGGAGACCCTTGTGGGCGCGAAAGGCGCGCTGCAGCAGAAATATCGGCAGTACCTAAATCCCGCCAGCCGGATAATCGCCGCCCAGCGGATGATCGAAATCAGGTCAGCCTGCGAGCTCATGAAATGGGTCACCCTGTTCAGTTACAGGCAGCTGTCCGGCAAAGTCGTCAACGGCATGAACCATCTCATGGAAAAGATGCAGCAGATTTCCGCCATCACCCAGCAGCGAGCCCAGTCCGTTCAAGAGGAGACCGCGTCCTTCGACAAACTGACCGCAAGATTCCGCCACGGCATAGCCACCCTTGAACAGGTCAAGAGCATATCCGATACCCTGTCGGTAGCGGCGAAAAGCATCGGCAACATCGTCGAAGCCATCAAACACATTTCCGGGCAGACCAATCTCCTGGCCCTCAACGCCACCTTCGAAGCCGCCCGCGTCGGCGAGGCCGGGCGCGGCTTCGCCGTCGTGGCCAAGGAAGTGGGCAAACTGGCTGCCGAAAGCCAGACCTCCACCGACACCATTCGCCAGGCGGTCGGCAGCATCCAGGCGGCCGTGTCCGAGATAGTCTTCGCCATGGGGAACCTGTCCGGCGAAATGCTCGAAAACCAGGCCTTATTCGCCGAGATATCGCAGGCCTCGCAGCAGGAAAACACACAGATCATGGAGATTTTCGACGCTATCGAAAATATCCGCCAAGAAAGCGAAGAAGTGTGCCAGATAACGCTGCAACTGACCAAATCGTCGTAA
- a CDS encoding HD-GYP domain-containing protein, translating to MKTAAVPLCLFGIALSIIATTKYQLAQRQGLDNIVLLQGAGFLLLMIVAYVVFAEYRAAARVVRPENPVAYEALRPLFMYMPGAVVILKKDFTIIDANELVLRVTGMQLQAVRGKKCYEVLGNGELCGDCLVQKAFVSGRPESGAKLKYDRNGRQKYGQQTVIPVKDRHGNIEQVFEIVTDITQEVSLEMENLQSLMDIVTSMVHLIESRDPPTKTHSANVQSLALSIGKHIGLGDNELKELSIAAILHDIGKICIPEPILNKPERLTDAEFSIIRRHPQIGYDALKHIGRLQNVSDAIRDHHEHFDGRGYPHGRKKDEISVLARIIAVADVFEALTSDRVYRKAMSVEQAIAIIQAGRERQFDPIAVDALLAVTRKK from the coding sequence GTGAAAACGGCAGCGGTGCCGCTATGTCTATTCGGCATCGCCCTCAGTATTATCGCCACAACAAAATATCAGCTCGCGCAACGCCAGGGGCTTGATAACATCGTACTGCTGCAGGGAGCCGGGTTCCTGCTGCTCATGATCGTCGCCTATGTCGTCTTTGCGGAATATCGGGCCGCCGCAAGGGTTGTTCGGCCTGAAAACCCGGTAGCCTACGAAGCGCTTAGACCGCTTTTTATGTATATGCCCGGCGCTGTAGTCATACTGAAAAAGGACTTCACCATCATCGACGCCAACGAGCTGGTACTGAGAGTTACCGGCATGCAGCTCCAAGCCGTCAGAGGGAAAAAATGCTACGAGGTTTTAGGGAACGGGGAACTTTGCGGCGATTGCCTCGTTCAGAAAGCGTTCGTATCCGGCAGGCCGGAAAGCGGCGCCAAGCTCAAATACGATAGAAACGGCCGCCAAAAATACGGGCAGCAAACAGTTATACCGGTAAAAGACCGTCACGGGAATATCGAGCAGGTCTTTGAAATCGTAACCGACATAACCCAGGAAGTATCTCTGGAAATGGAAAACCTCCAGAGCCTGATGGATATAGTAACCTCCATGGTCCACCTTATCGAAAGCAGAGACCCGCCCACGAAAACCCATAGCGCCAACGTGCAGTCGCTAGCCTTATCCATAGGAAAACACATCGGCCTCGGCGACAACGAACTGAAAGAGCTCAGCATTGCGGCTATCCTGCATGACATCGGGAAAATTTGCATTCCCGAGCCGATACTGAACAAACCGGAACGACTGACCGACGCCGAGTTTTCGATAATACGCCGGCACCCTCAGATCGGGTATGACGCGCTCAAGCATATCGGCCGGCTGCAAAACGTCAGCGATGCGATCCGCGACCATCACGAACACTTCGACGGGCGAGGCTACCCCCATGGCCGGAAGAAAGACGAGATATCCGTCCTTGCCAGAATTATTGCCGTCGCCGATGTCTTTGAAGCTCTAACCTCCGACCGGGTATACCGCAAAGCCATGAGTGTGGAACAAGCGATCGCCATTATACAGGCAGGCAGGGAACGGCAATTCGATCCCATAGCAGTCGACGCCCTGCTGGCGGTAACTCGCAAGAAATAG
- a CDS encoding ABC transporter substrate-binding protein, translating to MKRLSVAGLAALAIIVLAGLVAGCGGTANNKGIKIGMVYELTGNTASYGTSAANGAKLAFKEINAAGGVLGKQLDIITADNKGEPSESTNAMAKVISQDKVVAVTGFTVSSCGIAASAVAEANKIPFVAAATVNPKVTVDERTGKVKDYTFRACFIDSFQGKVGADFALKGLKARKAAVMVDNSSDYSKGLAEIFRGAFAAGGGQIVAQEAYLQKDQDYKPILTKLKAQNPDMIYIPGYYEDVGKIIKQARELGIAAPILGADAWDSPKLVELSGPQAANNTYFTNFYSTEDKNPASNKFVEAYKKEYGQIPDSMAAMGYDAANLLADAIKRANSTDANIIREALAATKNFKSVSGEMNLNATHDAVRGVVILELKDGKQVYKQTIKP from the coding sequence GTGAAACGGTTGTCTGTAGCGGGCCTCGCAGCGCTCGCCATCATCGTTCTTGCCGGTCTCGTCGCCGGCTGCGGAGGCACCGCAAACAACAAAGGCATAAAAATCGGCATGGTGTACGAACTCACCGGCAACACCGCGTCCTACGGCACCTCGGCCGCCAACGGCGCAAAACTTGCCTTCAAGGAAATCAACGCCGCCGGCGGCGTCCTCGGGAAACAGCTTGACATCATAACCGCCGACAACAAAGGCGAGCCGTCCGAATCGACCAACGCCATGGCCAAAGTAATATCCCAGGACAAAGTAGTAGCCGTGACCGGCTTCACCGTCAGCTCCTGCGGGATCGCCGCCTCGGCCGTCGCCGAAGCCAACAAAATCCCCTTCGTCGCCGCCGCCACCGTCAACCCCAAAGTAACCGTCGACGAGCGCACCGGCAAAGTAAAGGACTACACCTTCCGCGCCTGCTTCATCGACTCGTTCCAGGGCAAAGTCGGCGCCGACTTCGCCCTCAAAGGCCTCAAAGCCCGTAAAGCCGCCGTCATGGTCGACAACTCCAGCGACTACAGCAAAGGACTCGCCGAAATATTCCGCGGCGCCTTCGCCGCCGGCGGCGGGCAGATAGTCGCCCAGGAAGCCTACCTCCAGAAGGACCAGGACTACAAACCCATCCTCACCAAACTCAAAGCCCAGAACCCCGACATGATCTACATCCCCGGCTACTACGAAGACGTGGGCAAAATCATCAAGCAGGCCCGCGAACTCGGCATCGCCGCGCCCATCCTCGGCGCCGACGCCTGGGATTCGCCCAAGCTCGTCGAGCTTTCCGGCCCCCAGGCCGCCAACAACACCTACTTCACCAACTTCTACTCCACCGAGGACAAAAACCCCGCCTCCAACAAATTCGTCGAAGCCTATAAAAAGGAATACGGCCAGATTCCCGACTCCATGGCCGCCATGGGCTACGACGCCGCCAACCTGCTCGCCGACGCCATCAAACGCGCCAACAGCACCGACGCGAACATAATCCGCGAAGCCCTGGCCGCCACCAAAAACTTCAAAAGCGTCAGCGGCGAAATGAACCTCAACGCCACCCACGACGCCGTCAGAGGCGTAGTAATCCTCGAACTCAAAGACGGCAAGCAGGTATACAAGCAGACCATCAAGCCGTAG
- a CDS encoding M20 family metallopeptidase, with translation MSVRESAEQLKEELISWRRQIHAHPEVGWHEVATGNMVAAELEKMGIEVTRVAKTGVLGVIKGTAPGRTVALRADMDALPITEANEVPYKSQNPGVMHACGHDGHTAMLLGAAKILSQMREKIKGTVKLFFQPSEEIGGGALAFIEAGAIEGVDAILALHLWPNLPSGKVSLVPGPRMASADKLFIKVRGKAGHGSMPHQGVDAILAAAAITMNLQSIVSREVAPLEPAVVTIGRFTGGTTWNIVCDEVELEGTTRCFSREIRDKFPATIERIIKSTAASYRAEAELEYVPISPPTINDPLVAKVAAGALTGLYGEEALGEMEKVMGGEDFAYFLERIPGAMVFVGVGNKEKGTDYPLHNERYNLDEDVLPAGAALHAQFALDFLSR, from the coding sequence ATGAGTGTACGAGAGTCGGCCGAGCAACTGAAAGAGGAGCTTATCTCCTGGCGGCGGCAGATCCATGCGCACCCGGAGGTGGGCTGGCATGAGGTGGCGACGGGGAATATGGTGGCCGCGGAACTGGAGAAGATGGGCATAGAGGTGACGAGGGTGGCCAAGACAGGCGTGCTCGGCGTCATTAAGGGGACGGCGCCGGGTAGGACGGTGGCGCTGCGGGCCGATATGGACGCCCTGCCGATAACCGAGGCCAATGAGGTCCCTTATAAGTCGCAAAATCCCGGTGTCATGCACGCCTGCGGCCATGACGGGCATACGGCGATGCTGCTGGGGGCGGCGAAGATTTTGAGCCAAATGAGGGAGAAGATCAAGGGCACGGTGAAGCTGTTCTTCCAGCCGTCGGAGGAGATCGGCGGGGGAGCGCTGGCGTTTATCGAGGCCGGGGCGATCGAAGGGGTGGACGCGATTCTGGCGCTCCACCTGTGGCCGAATCTGCCGAGCGGCAAGGTTTCGCTGGTGCCCGGCCCGCGGATGGCGTCGGCGGACAAGCTGTTTATCAAGGTGCGGGGGAAGGCGGGACACGGGTCGATGCCCCATCAGGGGGTGGACGCCATTTTGGCCGCCGCCGCGATTACGATGAACCTGCAGTCGATCGTCAGCCGGGAGGTGGCGCCGCTCGAGCCGGCGGTGGTGACGATCGGCAGGTTCACCGGCGGGACGACCTGGAATATTGTGTGCGACGAGGTGGAGTTGGAAGGCACGACGCGCTGCTTCAGCCGCGAGATCAGGGACAAGTTCCCGGCCACGATCGAACGGATTATCAAGAGCACGGCGGCTTCGTACCGGGCAGAGGCCGAGCTGGAGTACGTGCCCATTTCCCCGCCGACGATCAACGATCCGTTGGTGGCGAAGGTGGCGGCCGGCGCGCTGACGGGGCTTTACGGCGAGGAAGCGCTGGGCGAGATGGAGAAGGTGATGGGCGGGGAGGACTTCGCTTATTTCCTGGAGCGCATCCCCGGGGCGATGGTGTTTGTGGGGGTGGGTAATAAGGAGAAGGGGACCGATTACCCGCTCCATAACGAGCGGTATAATCTCGACGAGGATGTGCTGCCGGCCGGCGCCGCGCTGCACGCCCAGTTCGCGCTGGATTTTCTGAGCAGGTAA
- a CDS encoding betaine/proline/choline family ABC transporter ATP-binding protein — MIRFESVTKTYDNGHKALDGISLTVNKGELLAIIGPSGCGKTTTMKMVNRLVEPTGGRIFIGDKDIGTLDPVELRRNIGYVIQSIGLLPHMTIADNVALVPKLKRWDKDRYLGRVAELLRMVHLDPDVYGSRYPNQLSGGQQQRIGVIRALAADPDIILMDEPFSALDPISREQLQDELVQLQETVRKTIVFVTHDIDEAIKIADRICIMKEGRIVQIASPEQILRHPANEFVRGFIGEDRLQRPEALPAIRDVMVRPITARPNKGLAEAIAQMRKQRVDTLLVVNNDNVLLGKVSVWDIHSHYQDESLHLQDMLRSDVARVNVSQPLAEAVQIISREGIAYLPVVGDAGELLGVITRASLVDVMAEREGGAAL; from the coding sequence ATGATCCGTTTTGAGTCTGTTACGAAGACGTACGATAATGGGCACAAGGCGCTGGACGGGATCAGCCTGACGGTGAATAAGGGCGAGCTGCTGGCGATCATCGGCCCGAGCGGCTGCGGCAAGACTACGACGATGAAGATGGTCAACCGCCTGGTGGAGCCGACGGGCGGCCGGATTTTTATTGGCGATAAGGATATAGGCACTCTCGATCCCGTTGAGCTGCGCCGCAATATCGGTTATGTGATCCAGAGCATCGGTCTGCTGCCGCATATGACGATCGCCGATAATGTGGCGCTCGTTCCCAAGCTGAAGCGCTGGGATAAGGACCGGTATCTGGGGCGGGTGGCCGAGCTGCTGAGAATGGTTCACCTCGACCCGGACGTGTACGGCAGCCGCTATCCGAACCAGCTCAGCGGCGGGCAGCAGCAGCGCATCGGCGTTATCAGGGCGCTGGCCGCCGACCCGGATATCATTCTGATGGATGAGCCGTTCAGCGCGCTCGATCCCATCAGCCGCGAGCAGTTGCAGGATGAACTGGTGCAGCTGCAGGAGACGGTACGCAAGACGATCGTGTTTGTTACCCACGATATTGACGAGGCGATCAAGATCGCCGACCGGATCTGCATAATGAAGGAAGGCCGAATTGTGCAGATCGCTTCGCCGGAGCAGATACTGCGCCATCCGGCCAACGAATTCGTGCGGGGCTTCATCGGCGAGGACCGCCTGCAGCGCCCGGAGGCGCTGCCGGCGATCAGGGACGTGATGGTGAGGCCGATCACGGCCCGCCCGAACAAGGGTCTGGCGGAGGCGATCGCGCAGATGCGCAAGCAGCGCGTCGATACGCTGCTGGTGGTGAATAACGACAATGTTCTCCTGGGCAAGGTGAGTGTGTGGGATATCCACAGCCACTACCAGGATGAGAGCCTTCATTTGCAGGATATGCTGCGGTCCGATGTGGCCCGGGTGAATGTCAGCCAGCCGCTGGCCGAGGCGGTGCAGATCATTAGCCGCGAGGGCATCGCTTATCTGCCGGTGGTCGGCGACGCCGGCGAGCTGCTGGGCGTAATAACGCGGGCCAGCCTGGTGGACGTGATGGCCGAAAGGGAAGGAGGGGCGGCGCTATGA
- a CDS encoding ABC transporter permease produces the protein MMNQLLALFQNRWPDIATASWEHLELTFVSLILANLIAVPVGILLTRYRRLAEPVIGVTAVFQTVPSLALLGFMIPLFGIGTLPAIIALTIYGLLPILRNTYTGILGVAPAAVEAGVGMGMTSRQVLLMVELPLALPVIMAGIRTATVLIVGVATLAALIGAGGLGDLIFRGISMANSPLILAGALPAALMAIVFDYLLKRLEVMAQPRGTRR, from the coding sequence ATGATGAATCAGTTGCTGGCCTTGTTCCAGAACCGCTGGCCGGATATCGCGACCGCTTCGTGGGAGCATCTGGAGCTGACCTTCGTTTCTCTTATTCTGGCCAATCTGATCGCCGTCCCGGTGGGCATCCTGCTGACGCGCTACCGCCGGCTGGCCGAGCCGGTCATCGGGGTGACGGCGGTTTTTCAGACGGTGCCCAGTTTGGCGTTGCTGGGGTTTATGATCCCGCTGTTCGGCATCGGTACGCTGCCGGCGATAATCGCGCTGACGATTTACGGTCTGCTGCCCATTCTCCGCAATACTTACACCGGAATCCTCGGCGTCGCGCCGGCGGCGGTGGAGGCGGGCGTGGGCATGGGCATGACGTCGCGCCAGGTGCTGCTGATGGTTGAGCTGCCGCTGGCGCTGCCGGTTATTATGGCCGGGATCAGGACGGCGACGGTGCTGATCGTCGGCGTGGCGACGCTGGCGGCGCTGATCGGGGCGGGCGGCCTGGGGGATCTGATTTTCCGGGGCATTTCGATGGCCAATTCGCCGCTGATTCTGGCGGGCGCCCTGCCGGCGGCGCTGATGGCGATTGTGTTCGATTATTTGCTGAAGCGGCTGGAGGTAATGGCTCAGCCGCGAGGGACGCGCAGATAA
- a CDS encoding glycine betaine ABC transporter substrate-binding protein, with product MRKKLAIVMLIVFAAAALSGCSLLGGKGDRVVIGGKNFAEQDILVYLMKYTIEDKTKVKVDTKPFLGGTSIVAQALDRGDIDIYAEYTGTALINLLREPLINDPQAVYDKVKKIYAEKKGLVWLKPFGFNNTYTLTMRADHAKSLGIETISDLAAKASTLMLGCTQEFLERPDGLKGLEKAYGFQFKATSGMDPGLTYAAARDKKVDVIDGFATDGRIPAFNLKVLKDDKHYFPPYYAAPVVRADVLKKHPEIEQALNLLAGKLDDKEMAALNAQVDLDKKDPKDVARAWLKAQGIIK from the coding sequence ATGAGAAAAAAACTGGCGATTGTTATGCTGATAGTTTTCGCGGCGGCGGCGCTGTCCGGCTGCAGCTTGCTGGGCGGCAAGGGCGACCGCGTGGTTATCGGCGGCAAGAATTTCGCCGAGCAAGATATTCTCGTTTATCTGATGAAGTATACTATCGAGGATAAGACGAAGGTAAAGGTCGATACCAAGCCTTTCCTCGGGGGCACGAGCATCGTGGCGCAGGCGCTTGACCGCGGCGATATCGATATCTATGCCGAGTATACCGGCACGGCCTTGATAAATCTGCTGAGGGAGCCGCTGATCAACGACCCGCAGGCTGTCTACGACAAGGTGAAGAAGATTTACGCGGAGAAGAAGGGCCTGGTGTGGCTGAAGCCGTTCGGTTTCAACAATACGTACACGCTGACGATGCGCGCCGACCACGCCAAGAGCCTGGGAATCGAGACGATTTCCGACCTGGCGGCGAAGGCCTCCACCCTGATGCTGGGCTGCACTCAGGAGTTTCTCGAGCGTCCCGACGGCCTGAAGGGGCTGGAAAAAGCGTACGGCTTCCAGTTCAAGGCGACCAGCGGCATGGACCCTGGGCTGACGTATGCGGCGGCCCGCGATAAGAAGGTGGATGTCATCGACGGGTTCGCGACCGACGGCCGCATCCCGGCGTTTAATCTGAAGGTGCTTAAGGACGACAAGCATTATTTCCCGCCGTATTACGCGGCACCGGTGGTGCGGGCCGACGTGCTGAAGAAGCACCCCGAGATCGAGCAAGCTCTGAACCTGCTGGCGGGAAAGCTGGACGACAAGGAGATGGCGGCGCTGAACGCCCAGGTCGATCTGGATAAGAAGGACCCGAAGGATGTGGCCCGCGCATGGCTGAAGGCCCAGGGGATAATCAAGTAG
- a CDS encoding ABC transporter permease, with protein MNFQREVRNRLAFMEQRIPRWVPAAAVLGLFAAWEAVCRSGLVSALFLPAPSAILTTGWDMLASGELAANTAASLWRICAGFILGSAAGLLVGLAVGFSRLAEAVGNPVIYALYPIPKLALLPLIILWLGIGEVSKITIISLGVFFPVVINTYSGVKNVDPLLLKVAVSFKATRFSIIRKVVLPGALPVIFAGLKLAAGTALLLLVAAEMIAAKEGIGAMVLHYGDLMLTTKLMVGVLTLSLLGFIFNYGLEWAERKIIPWKH; from the coding sequence ATGAACTTTCAGCGCGAAGTACGCAACCGGCTGGCATTCATGGAGCAGCGCATTCCCCGCTGGGTGCCGGCGGCGGCCGTTCTCGGCCTGTTCGCCGCCTGGGAGGCCGTCTGCCGGAGCGGCCTGGTATCCGCGCTCTTTCTGCCCGCCCCGTCCGCCATCCTCACCACCGGGTGGGATATGCTGGCGAGCGGCGAACTGGCCGCCAACACCGCGGCCAGCCTGTGGCGCATCTGCGCCGGCTTCATCCTCGGCAGCGCCGCCGGCCTGCTCGTCGGCCTCGCCGTCGGCTTCTCGCGCCTGGCCGAGGCGGTGGGCAACCCGGTCATCTACGCCCTGTACCCCATCCCCAAGCTGGCCCTTCTGCCCCTCATCATCCTCTGGCTGGGCATCGGCGAAGTATCGAAAATCACCATCATCAGCCTCGGCGTATTTTTCCCCGTGGTCATCAACACCTACTCCGGCGTCAAAAACGTCGACCCGCTGCTGCTCAAAGTAGCCGTCAGCTTCAAAGCCACCCGCTTTAGCATCATCCGCAAAGTCGTCCTGCCCGGAGCGCTGCCCGTCATCTTTGCCGGCCTGAAACTCGCCGCCGGCACCGCCCTGCTGCTGCTCGTCGCCGCCGAAATGATCGCCGCCAAAGAAGGCATCGGCGCGATGGTACTCCATTACGGCGACCTCATGCTCACCACCAAACTCATGGTGGGGGTGCTGACGCTGTCGTTGCTGGGCTTCATCTTCAACTACGGACTGGAGTGGGCCGAGCGCAAAATCATTCCCTGGAAGCACTAG